The proteins below are encoded in one region of Planctomycetaceae bacterium:
- a CDS encoding flagellar motor protein MotB, translated as MKRPAEEQSGVPIWILSFGDMITNLLACFVMLLAFATSVNDASFKAGQGSFKRSISQCGLPSWLFGREDPVLDSREVRYPTTQAEKTGRVIDAEEDEIRREFEKLTRQIDTQASAGYEQILGRTATCVTFADGAAGLTDEALAHLKELADTYRQNLTRRNVQVVVTGLAPDGPADQAHALSARRANAAAEMLRRTLAREVASLEWEISAWGAGRGEAWAKAACADVKQTFIIITLVTGRT; from the coding sequence GTGAAGCGCCCCGCCGAAGAGCAATCCGGCGTGCCGATCTGGATCCTGTCCTTTGGCGACATGATCACCAATCTGCTGGCGTGCTTCGTCATGCTGCTGGCGTTCGCCACGTCGGTCAACGACGCCTCCTTCAAGGCCGGCCAGGGATCGTTCAAACGCTCCATCTCCCAGTGCGGCCTGCCGAGCTGGCTGTTCGGACGTGAAGACCCGGTTCTGGACAGCCGCGAGGTGCGCTACCCGACCACGCAGGCCGAGAAGACCGGTCGCGTCATCGACGCCGAAGAAGACGAGATCCGCCGCGAGTTCGAGAAGCTCACCCGGCAGATCGACACGCAGGCCTCCGCCGGGTACGAACAAATCCTCGGGCGCACCGCCACCTGCGTGACCTTTGCCGATGGCGCCGCCGGATTGACCGACGAGGCACTCGCCCATCTGAAAGAACTGGCCGACACATACAGGCAGAACCTCACGCGGCGAAACGTGCAGGTGGTGGTGACGGGTCTGGCGCCGGACGGTCCGGCCGATCAAGCCCATGCTCTTTCGGCGCGGCGTGCCAACGCCGCCGCCGAGATGCTCCGGCGCACCCTGGCGCGCGAAGTGGCGTCACTGGAATGGGAGATCTCCGCCTGGGGCGCCGGACGGGGCGAGGCCTGGGCCAAAGCTGCCTGTGCCGACGTCAAACAGACGTTCATTATTATCACGCTGGTGACCGGGCGCACGTGA
- a CDS encoding FliM/FliN family flagellar motor switch protein — translation MASETSTQTATEAAPVETAVAVQEAQLPETAEAAVSAPAGQIEILLDALMTVTAMVGQAELPVRDLLQLGPGSVLKLDRRKGQPIDLYLRGVKFATGQLVVVGENLGVRINQILAPPKAV, via the coding sequence ATGGCCAGCGAAACATCCACGCAGACCGCAACCGAAGCAGCCCCCGTCGAGACCGCCGTCGCGGTACAGGAGGCGCAGCTTCCGGAGACCGCCGAAGCGGCCGTCTCCGCCCCGGCAGGACAGATCGAGATCCTGCTCGACGCCCTGATGACCGTCACGGCGATGGTCGGCCAAGCCGAACTGCCCGTGCGCGACCTGCTGCAACTGGGACCCGGTTCGGTGCTCAAGCTCGACCGCCGCAAGGGCCAACCAATCGACCTGTACCTTCGCGGCGTCAAGTTCGCCACCGGGCAACTGGTTGTCGTCGGCGAGAACCTCGGCGTGCGGATCAACCAGATCCTCGCCCCGCCCAAGGCAGTTTGA
- a CDS encoding FliM/FliN family flagellar motor switch protein yields the protein MNSAARTMQEHVAHVLLSAAAESPSPAFMHDEQAPPYDWDAPSLFGPDQIQQLDNLAGEMARSARRALSALLESDTPLECCRLEQIYERQLAAGAAAGYCMSILDAQEKPLGLLEMDTAQARQCVARLLGGSEGDSGVDAAMSAVEQDLLLDVFSTLVNAFSAAWVQGGGKAFQRSAAVTHETHAWSADGQGEYCRLVFRLGAEGPDNVMLTLPAAAMSSVCSNAGAPVQSVEEARRHMRAYVEVSPVAVEVKLGTAAVAVRDLVDLQAGDVLVLSTTVAEPVMLVQQGKALLSGTAVTCDGHYGFRVTNRLPGLKSTKDSPGA from the coding sequence ATGAACTCCGCCGCCCGGACCATGCAGGAACACGTGGCGCACGTGCTGCTCAGCGCCGCCGCGGAGTCGCCCTCGCCGGCATTTATGCACGACGAGCAGGCCCCGCCCTACGACTGGGACGCCCCGAGCCTCTTTGGCCCCGATCAGATCCAGCAGCTTGATAATCTCGCCGGCGAGATGGCCCGCTCCGCCCGCCGCGCCCTGTCGGCGCTGCTCGAAAGCGACACGCCACTGGAGTGCTGCCGCCTGGAGCAGATCTACGAGCGCCAGCTCGCCGCCGGCGCGGCTGCGGGTTACTGCATGTCCATCCTGGACGCGCAGGAAAAGCCGCTGGGGCTGCTCGAGATGGATACTGCCCAGGCCCGTCAGTGCGTCGCGAGGCTGCTGGGCGGCTCCGAAGGCGATTCGGGCGTCGACGCGGCGATGTCGGCCGTCGAGCAGGATCTGCTGCTGGATGTCTTCTCGACGCTGGTCAACGCGTTTTCAGCGGCCTGGGTTCAGGGCGGCGGCAAGGCGTTTCAGCGAAGCGCCGCGGTGACGCACGAAACCCACGCCTGGTCCGCCGACGGGCAGGGTGAATACTGCCGCCTCGTCTTTCGCCTGGGCGCCGAGGGGCCGGACAACGTGATGCTGACGCTGCCAGCCGCGGCGATGTCAAGCGTATGCTCCAACGCCGGCGCGCCGGTACAGTCGGTGGAGGAGGCGCGGCGGCACATGCGGGCGTATGTTGAAGTCTCGCCGGTGGCGGTGGAGGTGAAACTGGGCACGGCCGCCGTTGCGGTGCGCGACCTGGTGGACCTCCAGGCCGGCGACGTGCTGGTGCTTTCGACGACCGTCGCCGAACCGGTGATGCTGGTGCAGCAGGGCAAGGCGCTGCTGAGCGGCACGGCGGTCACGTGCGATGGACACTATGGGTTCCGTGTCACCAACAGGCTGCCGGGCCTGAAGTCGACCAAAGATTCCCCCGGCGCATGA
- a CDS encoding flagellar biosynthetic protein FliQ, translated as MDDQMVLYIGKRTLETALLVSTPVLLVALLVGVLTAIFQAVTSLRDMTLGTVLKLAAVGLTLLAAGGWMMQMATAFTLEIFQQAQALGR; from the coding sequence ATGGACGACCAGATGGTGCTTTATATCGGCAAGCGAACGCTCGAGACGGCGCTGCTGGTCTCGACGCCGGTGCTGCTGGTGGCGCTGCTGGTAGGCGTGTTGACGGCGATCTTCCAGGCCGTCACCAGCCTGCGCGACATGACGCTGGGCACGGTGCTCAAGCTGGCGGCGGTGGGTCTGACGCTGCTGGCGGCGGGCGGTTGGATGATGCAGATGGCCACGGCGTTCACGCTGGAGATTTTCCAGCAGGCGCAGGCATTGGGACGGTAA
- the fliP gene encoding flagellar type III secretion system pore protein FliP (The bacterial flagellar biogenesis protein FliP forms a type III secretion system (T3SS)-type pore required for flagellar assembly.) yields MSSNRYNLWRSGGLAVSMALVAALAAVARGQDAPAPITPISTAPPAASQPSAAVPSMGNVMSLVEKATAPQGGKGDWSAPVKLAVVFAGLALLPSMLVMMTAFSRIVIVLAFIRRALTTQSIPPTIAIVGLALFLTLFTMAPVMERMNEKAIQPYLADKIDFEGAATAANAEIKEFMLRQTRKSDLELFVTMSKIAQPRTVADVPTYVAIPAFAISEFRTAFEMGALLFVPFLLIDLVISGILLSAGMMMLPPAMISLPFKIVLFVLVDGWRVLAQTLVSSFN; encoded by the coding sequence ATGAGCAGCAACCGGTATAATCTGTGGCGCAGCGGCGGCCTTGCTGTAAGCATGGCGCTGGTAGCCGCTTTGGCCGCCGTCGCCCGCGGGCAGGACGCGCCGGCGCCCATCACGCCCATATCGACCGCCCCGCCCGCGGCCAGCCAGCCCTCCGCCGCCGTCCCGAGCATGGGCAACGTGATGAGCCTGGTCGAGAAGGCGACCGCTCCCCAGGGCGGAAAGGGCGACTGGTCTGCCCCGGTAAAACTGGCGGTGGTTTTTGCCGGCCTGGCGCTGCTGCCGAGCATGCTGGTGATGATGACGGCGTTCTCGCGAATCGTCATCGTGCTGGCGTTCATCCGCCGCGCCCTGACCACCCAGAGCATTCCCCCGACCATTGCCATCGTCGGCCTGGCGCTGTTTCTGACCCTGTTCACGATGGCCCCGGTGATGGAACGCATGAACGAGAAGGCTATCCAGCCTTACCTGGCCGACAAGATCGACTTCGAGGGCGCCGCGACGGCCGCCAATGCCGAAATCAAGGAGTTCATGCTCCGCCAGACGCGCAAGAGCGACCTGGAACTGTTCGTGACCATGTCCAAGATCGCCCAGCCGCGCACGGTGGCGGACGTTCCGACGTACGTGGCGATTCCGGCGTTTGCCATCAGCGAGTTCCGCACCGCCTTCGAGATGGGGGCGCTGCTGTTCGTGCCGTTTCTGCTGATCGACCTGGTGATCTCGGGCATCCTGCTCTCGGCGGGCATGATGATGCTTCCGCCGGCGATGATCTCGCTGCCGTTCAAGATCGTGCTGTTCGTGCTGGTCGACGGTTGGCGCGTGCTGGCCCAGACGCTGGTGTCGAGTTTTAACTAG
- a CDS encoding flagellar basal body-associated FliL family protein has product MSPQVVPVVDKKNLIVLAVMVLVTMVAAAAGGHFVSRMMHSTAATQPAQPPEPKDQSDAAAQPQTVFINFEPIIVNANEPRLQRYIRASITLVIRREHEVQVNEILAKRKDEVKNWMITYLSGCSLEEVRGPRNLNRVRREIHDSLNEMLWPNQKPLIENVLLKEFQVQ; this is encoded by the coding sequence ATGTCCCCACAGGTTGTGCCGGTGGTGGACAAGAAGAACCTGATCGTGCTGGCGGTGATGGTGCTGGTGACCATGGTCGCCGCGGCAGCGGGCGGGCACTTTGTCAGCCGCATGATGCACTCCACCGCCGCGACACAACCGGCGCAGCCGCCTGAGCCCAAAGACCAGTCCGACGCGGCGGCGCAGCCGCAGACGGTGTTCATTAACTTCGAGCCCATCATCGTCAACGCCAACGAGCCCCGCCTGCAGCGGTACATCCGCGCCTCGATCACGCTGGTCATCCGCCGCGAACACGAAGTCCAGGTCAACGAAATCCTCGCCAAGCGGAAAGATGAAGTCAAGAACTGGATGATCACCTACCTGTCGGGCTGCAGTCTGGAGGAAGTGCGCGGGCCGCGAAACCTCAACCGCGTGCGTCGCGAGATCCACGACTCGCTCAACGAGATGCTCTGGCCCAACCAGAAGCCCCTGATCGAAAACGTGCTGCTCAAGGAGTTCCAGGTGCAATGA
- a CDS encoding flagellar biosynthetic protein FliO yields the protein MWRMVASLVAVGVLAAAAVWMSRRNMLQRLAGGRKGSLSVLEASRLGSRAMMYLVKAGKKKYLLAASREQVTFLAEVTEAYDDEQQPV from the coding sequence ATGTGGCGCATGGTGGCTTCGCTGGTGGCGGTTGGGGTGCTGGCGGCCGCGGCGGTCTGGATGTCTCGGCGCAACATGCTGCAGCGATTGGCCGGGGGGCGAAAGGGGAGCTTGAGCGTGCTGGAGGCCTCCCGGCTGGGGTCCCGGGCCATGATGTACCTGGTCAAGGCGGGCAAGAAGAAATATCTCCTGGCCGCTTCACGGGAGCAGGTGACGTTTCTGGCGGAAGTTACCGAGGCGTACGACGATGAGCAGCAACCGGTATAA